The Plectropomus leopardus isolate mb unplaced genomic scaffold, YSFRI_Pleo_2.0 unplaced_scaffold17772, whole genome shotgun sequence DNA segment AGCCACGACACAGCCTTCATAGCCAGGAGCTCCCACTCATCCTGAGCATCCTTCTCGTAACCGTGAAGCCAGATCAGAGCCAGAGTAGTGGCCCACACATCCTGATTTACCTTAGTCAccaaatcaaagaaaaacagacaataagataaaaagattatagaaaacaaaggagaaacagaatttatttaaatggttGTAACAACACTGTATACTACATAAAATAAGACATCACACAAAATTTCTTTAAGACTGATTCCCATTGATCATTATAAAAGTATCACTATTTATGCAGattaatatttttgacaatgaCTTACTCCTGAAGGTTTTGtgttctccacctcctcctgcgTCTTTCCCAGTGCAGCAGCCAGAGCTGGATCCAGCTTCCAGCTGCCAGATGCATTCTGGAGGGAgaccagctgcagcagagggtCTCTGGGTGGCTGCTTGGGCCTGCAGACTTCAGCGTCTCCAGCACAAACTATTGAGGATGACATGAGGGCATCAAACCCTGGGACCCAAGGAGAATTTATGCAATGCATTTCAATGTCAAAAGAAACCACAGTTAAAATAAGGACTAAAAATATTAGAACAccacaagttaaaaaaatactcctTGAATTGCCAAAATATCACTCATTAGCCACTATATATGTTAAAAGGCATCATGAGtcggaaaaaaaatacttaaacgCACTGATACACATGCATTATAGCATTATGGGTAGCTACGCTAGAAAGGAACATGTAAGTGGTGGAAACTGTCTACGCCTACAGTATGTGAGCAGGTTTCATTTGAATGAATGGGCATTTATCCACTGATTACTCCCTCCATCAGTTATGGCTTTTAACAAAAGGAATCACACATTTGTTCTCAGAATCAAtacatgtgttgtgtgtaacactgaaacaaaacagataCCTTCGTTTTCATGTAACTCTTCCAAAATCCCAAAGTCTCCATCGACATCTTCTTCGTCATCATCTGCtgatgtttcagaaaaaaatgcactgttAGAATAGCAAAAATCATGCCAAAATATGTTATGATactaatgaaaaaatatcagtgtCCCTATGTTACATTAAATTGCTGATCTGTAACCCTGAGCTACTCTGTGCCAGACTCTGGTTTGTTTTAGCTTT contains these protein-coding regions:
- the LOC121964923 gene encoding von Willebrand factor A domain-containing protein 5A-like isoform X4; this encodes MMGHARVSNQHLGKRSFRDDDEEDVDGDFGILEELHENEVCAGDAEVCRPKQPPRDPLLQLVSLQNASGSWKLDPALAAALGKTQEEVENTKPSGVNQDVWATTLALIWLHGYEKDAQDEWELLAMKAVSWLRAQNAPYGTECLKAGNALLGFNVQKDALGL
- the LOC121964923 gene encoding von Willebrand factor A domain-containing protein 5A-like isoform X3 yields the protein MMGHARVSNQHLGKRSFRADDDEEDVDGDFGILEELHENEVCAGDAEVCRPKQPPRDPLLQLVSLQNASGSWKLDPALAAALGKTQEEVENTKPSGVNQDVWATTLALIWLHGYEKDAQDEWELLAMKAVSWLRAQNAPYGTECLKAGNALLGFNVQKDALGL
- the LOC121964923 gene encoding von Willebrand factor A domain-containing protein 5A-like isoform X2, giving the protein MMGHARVSNQHLGKRSFRDDDEEDVDGDFGILEELHENEGFDALMSSSIVCAGDAEVCRPKQPPRDPLLQLVSLQNASGSWKLDPALAAALGKTQEEVENTKPSGVNQDVWATTLALIWLHGYEKDAQDEWELLAMKAVSWLRAQNAPYGTECLKAGNALLGFNVQKDALGL
- the LOC121964923 gene encoding von Willebrand factor A domain-containing protein 5A-like isoform X1; this translates as MMGHARVSNQHLGKRSFRADDDEEDVDGDFGILEELHENEGFDALMSSSIVCAGDAEVCRPKQPPRDPLLQLVSLQNASGSWKLDPALAAALGKTQEEVENTKPSGVNQDVWATTLALIWLHGYEKDAQDEWELLAMKAVSWLRAQNAPYGTECLKAGNALLGFNVQKDALGL